In one Chitinophaga sancti genomic region, the following are encoded:
- a CDS encoding TolC family protein — translation MHSKILWLFLTTCLLKGFIAQAQSEDTLRITLPLLEDRFVKSNLQLLVQRYNIDRTIAGEITAKMFANPNFTFTNGLYSKTRDTNALTQQTYGVSQLIQTAGKRNKNIQLAKISTENAWNEFYDLMRTLRYGLRSAFYSLYFKQQSLILYNEEISALKKTLAAFQQIYQKGNMSKKEVLRVQSLLYSLQSEKTALELQTNDLEVELRTLGQFHGNIYLQARTLDIPFKNIQLQRTNYPQLLDSAVANRHDLKIVKANITYAATNLKLQNAMKYPDINFSLNYDKKAGYGLGYISGGVAFELPFFKRNQGNIRLARVQLEQNKTQLNVEQNKLENEVSGSYKELLKLDGLYHSIDSTFTSDFSEIIQGAHENFEKRNIGLLEFMDLYDSYKIHVLQMNDLMYQRINALEKINFVTGTEIFHP, via the coding sequence ATGCATTCTAAAATATTGTGGTTGTTTTTAACAACCTGTTTACTAAAAGGCTTTATTGCGCAAGCCCAGAGCGAAGATACACTTCGCATAACACTACCATTACTTGAAGATAGATTCGTGAAGAGCAATCTGCAGCTATTGGTACAACGGTATAATATCGACAGGACTATTGCAGGAGAAATAACAGCTAAGATGTTTGCCAATCCGAACTTTACTTTTACCAACGGTTTATATAGTAAAACAAGGGATACAAATGCACTTACACAACAAACATATGGTGTCAGTCAACTGATACAAACAGCAGGTAAGCGCAACAAAAACATTCAATTAGCAAAAATCAGCACAGAAAATGCCTGGAATGAATTCTATGACCTGATGCGAACACTGAGATATGGTCTTCGAAGCGCCTTTTATTCTCTTTACTTCAAACAGCAGTCTTTAATATTATATAATGAAGAAATTAGTGCACTAAAAAAGACACTGGCGGCCTTTCAGCAAATTTATCAAAAAGGGAATATGTCTAAAAAAGAAGTGCTGCGCGTTCAATCGCTGCTTTATTCCCTACAATCAGAGAAAACAGCTTTAGAATTACAGACAAATGATTTGGAAGTGGAATTAAGAACACTGGGGCAATTCCATGGAAACATTTATTTGCAGGCGAGAACATTGGATATACCATTTAAAAACATCCAATTGCAGCGAACCAACTATCCTCAATTACTGGATTCTGCAGTGGCCAACCGGCATGATTTGAAAATAGTTAAAGCTAACATTACCTATGCGGCAACCAACCTAAAACTGCAAAATGCCATGAAATACCCTGATATAAATTTCTCTTTAAATTATGATAAAAAAGCGGGGTATGGTTTAGGGTACATTTCCGGTGGTGTCGCATTTGAGCTACCCTTCTTCAAACGTAACCAGGGAAATATAAGATTGGCGAGGGTACAGCTTGAGCAAAATAAAACACAATTAAATGTGGAACAAAACAAACTGGAGAATGAAGTTTCAGGAAGCTACAAAGAGCTGCTGAAACTCGATGGCCTTTATCACTCAATCGACTCCACATTTACCTCAGATTTCTCAGAAATAATTCAGGGAGCGCACGAAAACTTTGAAAAACGAAACATCGGATTACTGGAATTCATGGACTTGTATGACTCATACAAAATTCATGTTCTGCAAATGAATGACCTGATGTATCAAAGAATTAATGCATTGGAAAAAATAAATTTTGTAACAGGAACTGAAATATTTCATCCCTAA
- a CDS encoding efflux RND transporter periplasmic adaptor subunit, whose product MKKYIIITTFIAAIVGCKRKTADHAQKRDNDVSTYAISNLATDTVKQNGTILSIHLNGKIQAAEDKLVNIFPMISGITESIKIQQGDHVGKDQVLATLQSAEIAGFNKDAVISQANLNNTRREMEISEDLYKSGLSSLKEVEQLRGEYQKAMAENKQSLAVLKMNRSGQKQTYEIRTPLSGFVIGKNISTGTQVRSDNTQSLFTIADLSKVNVVFNIYESDISSVHQGDSVRITTLSYPDKIFEGKIEKIYNQIDQESTVIKAKAVINNPGFILKPGMFANVEVISHQSNILPYINANNIIFDKNHNYVLVKESSDKVRIQQVELGKRVEDRVYILSGLKAGERIIASRQVYLYQALKR is encoded by the coding sequence ATGAAAAAATATATCATCATAACAACATTTATAGCAGCTATAGTTGGATGTAAAAGAAAAACAGCGGATCATGCACAGAAACGTGATAACGATGTTTCGACATATGCTATTTCTAACCTGGCAACAGATACTGTAAAACAAAATGGAACAATATTATCTATTCACCTCAATGGAAAAATACAGGCGGCAGAAGATAAACTGGTAAACATTTTCCCAATGATTAGCGGAATTACTGAGTCAATCAAAATCCAACAGGGGGATCACGTAGGGAAAGACCAGGTGTTAGCCACTCTTCAAAGTGCAGAGATCGCGGGGTTTAACAAAGATGCAGTAATATCCCAGGCCAATCTGAATAACACCAGGAGAGAAATGGAGATATCTGAAGATCTCTACAAATCTGGTTTATCCTCCCTGAAAGAAGTTGAACAACTTAGAGGGGAATATCAAAAAGCCATGGCAGAAAACAAGCAAAGCCTTGCTGTGCTGAAAATGAATAGAAGCGGACAAAAGCAGACTTACGAAATCCGTACACCGCTATCAGGATTTGTCATTGGGAAAAATATTTCTACAGGTACCCAGGTACGATCTGACAATACACAAAGCCTGTTTACAATAGCTGATTTATCAAAAGTCAATGTAGTTTTTAATATCTACGAATCTGACATTTCAAGTGTTCACCAGGGAGACAGCGTTAGAATTACAACATTGTCATATCCCGATAAAATATTTGAAGGAAAGATTGAAAAGATTTACAATCAGATAGACCAGGAATCAACAGTCATCAAAGCAAAGGCGGTCATCAATAATCCTGGGTTTATATTGAAACCAGGTATGTTCGCAAACGTAGAAGTGATCAGTCATCAGTCCAATATACTCCCATACATCAACGCCAACAATATAATATTTGACAAAAATCATAATTATGTGCTGGTAAAAGAATCATCTGATAAAGTACGGATTCAACAAGTAGAACTTGGAAAACGCGTGGAAGACAGGGTATATATTCTTTCCGGTCTAAAAGCAGGAGAGCGAATCATAGCTTCCAGGCAAGTTTATTTATATCAGGCATTAAAGCGTTAA
- a CDS encoding IS5 family transposase, translated as MRTKFTLLTDSHWKSIEKILTDKRKRKYSLRTIFNAILWICRTGSQWRNLSSDFPYWQIVYYYFNKWKKAGVLEQVMLKMVRKERIDQGRNYAPSVSAIDSQSIKKTGFVSIETGIDGGKHINGRKRHLAVDSLGLPIAISVSGANIHDSIGGFDLLWKIEKVSHRMKLIRTDKAYQGEFSDMVENYYKWKMEITQKPPTVRGFVPQKGRWQVERSFAWLNNFRRLSKDYERLPESSVAFIQVAFISILLK; from the coding sequence ATGAGAACGAAGTTCACATTATTGACCGATTCGCACTGGAAAAGTATAGAAAAAATATTAACGGACAAAAGAAAGCGTAAATATAGCCTTCGAACTATCTTCAATGCTATATTATGGATTTGCAGAACAGGTAGTCAATGGCGTAATCTAAGCAGTGATTTCCCTTACTGGCAGATAGTTTACTATTATTTCAATAAATGGAAAAAAGCAGGTGTGCTGGAACAGGTGATGTTAAAAATGGTTAGAAAAGAGCGGATAGATCAGGGGCGAAATTATGCACCATCTGTCAGTGCTATCGATAGCCAAAGTATAAAGAAAACTGGATTCGTAAGTATAGAAACCGGGATCGATGGCGGTAAGCATATCAATGGTCGAAAAAGGCATCTTGCTGTTGATAGCTTAGGATTACCAATTGCGATAAGTGTCAGCGGCGCAAATATTCATGACTCAATTGGCGGTTTTGATTTGCTGTGGAAAATTGAAAAGGTTAGTCATAGAATGAAACTGATTCGTACAGATAAAGCATACCAGGGAGAGTTTAGCGATATGGTTGAGAATTATTACAAATGGAAGATGGAAATAACTCAGAAACCGCCGACAGTAAGGGGTTTTGTGCCACAGAAAGGTAGATGGCAGGTTGAACGATCATTCGCTTGGCTCAATAACTTCAGAAGATTGTCGAAGGATTATGAAAGGCTACCTGAATCATCTGTGGCTTTCATCCAGGTAGCATTCATTAGTATACTTCTAAAATAA
- a CDS encoding outer membrane beta-barrel protein: MRYIISILFLLITFNTIAQQRIKGKVTDEHDLPLPGTTITLKHTTDGKIRSHAISDSLGAFEFRNIHAGSYHIGVAFITYGSQTRQITIGDGPVEVLLFKLLPSTQQLQEVTIKGKKQAITLSAGNATMNVEQSSLAQSQSAYDLLKSLPGVNVNKDGEVLIKGKSGVTVMIDGEPVEISGAQLKNLLKGTPGTTLQSIQVMNNPPANMDAAGTGGVINLVFKKKIKKGVNGTISSNVSKGYYYKTNQSLNMTYGTPKWNLNLLYSFDFEHNHNRDSMFRSQNLDNTPAGQTDKQFSMNQLQLNPEKSNAHLAKIGIDHYFDDKNSLNLNLSFNDMRNPTDGRTVTRFSTGMVQDSLLNQRNILLNTLRNLDYGLKFKHAFSDLKYLTAAAQFNNLKSNGSEDYTILKTFNSGTTPSELRYRNSYPSRIDRKIFRVDYVQELTRGEKKSGRFEAGLKSSFTNLNNSQFSENRVDQLWQPVPERANDFQYKEAIHAAYADMNIAREPWTFNAGFRLEHTNISGKGQGNANTVHQNYLSLFPNALIGYKVSDNYNLSLTYNRRIERPDYDKLNPAVRYLDLYTTQQGNPQLKAQFSNNIELNQQFLSFIDLTLGYSSIKDPIYSTYVSSPGASSSQTNINTGHQQQWQASLSFPVPGVDWWENNQSLYFFTSQFNDNLENKNLKEQASSFGVFSYNAFKLPANFSLELSVWYQSGGLYSNFRFKPMSEVNFGINKKILNDKINIGVSLSDALYGGVFKGDVLSNNAQVFKMDSRTDSRQIKLNVSFNFGRKPKAETPANESLESDRLPSGKGQQIEKPAKL; this comes from the coding sequence ATGCGATACATTATTTCCATTTTGTTTTTATTGATAACCTTTAATACTATCGCCCAACAACGTATCAAAGGAAAAGTTACCGATGAACACGATCTGCCACTCCCAGGAACCACAATTACCCTAAAACACACCACAGATGGTAAGATCCGCAGCCATGCTATTTCCGATTCACTTGGTGCATTTGAATTCAGGAACATCCATGCAGGCAGTTATCATATCGGGGTTGCTTTTATCACTTATGGCAGCCAGACCAGGCAGATAACAATTGGTGATGGTCCGGTGGAGGTCCTTCTTTTTAAGCTATTGCCTTCAACCCAACAATTGCAGGAAGTCACCATCAAAGGCAAAAAACAGGCAATCACACTTTCAGCAGGAAATGCAACAATGAATGTTGAGCAAAGCAGCCTTGCCCAAAGTCAGTCTGCCTATGATCTCCTTAAAAGCCTTCCGGGAGTTAATGTAAATAAAGACGGCGAAGTATTGATCAAAGGTAAATCCGGGGTAACCGTAATGATCGATGGAGAACCTGTGGAAATAAGTGGCGCACAGCTAAAAAACCTGCTCAAAGGAACCCCGGGAACTACCCTGCAATCTATACAGGTCATGAACAATCCACCAGCTAATATGGATGCCGCTGGCACAGGTGGCGTAATTAATCTCGTTTTCAAAAAGAAGATAAAGAAAGGTGTCAATGGTACAATCAGCTCAAATGTAAGCAAGGGCTACTATTATAAGACCAATCAAAGTCTAAACATGACCTATGGCACCCCAAAATGGAATCTGAACCTGCTGTATTCATTCGATTTTGAACACAATCACAACCGTGATAGCATGTTTCGCAGCCAAAACCTGGACAATACTCCTGCCGGACAAACCGACAAACAATTTTCTATGAACCAGCTGCAGCTCAACCCGGAGAAATCAAACGCACATCTCGCGAAAATAGGTATAGATCATTATTTTGACGACAAAAACTCATTAAACCTAAACCTGTCTTTTAATGACATGCGCAATCCTACTGACGGCAGAACGGTCACCCGTTTTAGCACCGGCATGGTGCAGGATTCCCTGTTAAACCAACGCAATATTCTGCTCAATACCCTGCGCAATCTGGATTACGGTTTAAAATTCAAACATGCATTCAGTGACCTGAAATACCTGACTGCTGCTGCTCAATTCAATAATTTAAAATCAAACGGATCGGAAGATTATACTATTTTAAAAACCTTCAATTCAGGCACTACACCTTCAGAACTGCGCTACAGGAACTCATACCCTTCCAGGATAGACAGAAAGATCTTTAGAGTAGATTATGTACAGGAATTGACCCGGGGAGAAAAGAAATCAGGGCGATTTGAAGCTGGGCTCAAAAGCTCATTTACCAATCTTAATAATTCCCAGTTCAGCGAAAACAGGGTAGATCAATTATGGCAACCCGTTCCGGAGCGTGCCAATGACTTCCAATATAAAGAAGCTATTCATGCAGCTTATGCTGATATGAACATCGCACGTGAGCCGTGGACATTCAATGCCGGGTTTCGCCTGGAACATACCAATATTTCAGGCAAGGGTCAGGGCAATGCAAACACCGTTCACCAGAACTACCTGTCCCTATTCCCCAATGCGTTGATAGGATATAAAGTAAGCGACAATTATAATCTATCCCTCACTTATAACAGGCGGATTGAACGCCCGGATTACGATAAACTCAACCCCGCTGTTCGTTACCTGGACCTGTACACAACTCAGCAGGGAAATCCGCAACTGAAGGCACAGTTTTCTAATAATATTGAACTCAACCAGCAGTTCTTAAGTTTTATTGATCTTACACTGGGTTATAGCAGTATCAAAGATCCCATTTATTCAACTTATGTTAGCAGCCCCGGGGCAAGCTCTTCCCAGACCAATATAAACACCGGCCATCAGCAGCAATGGCAGGCCTCCTTATCATTCCCTGTTCCAGGTGTCGACTGGTGGGAAAATAACCAGAGTCTCTATTTTTTCACCTCCCAGTTCAATGACAATCTTGAGAATAAAAACCTTAAGGAACAAGCAAGCAGCTTTGGCGTATTTTCTTACAACGCATTTAAACTCCCGGCAAACTTCTCCCTGGAGCTTAGTGTATGGTATCAAAGTGGTGGACTGTATTCAAATTTTAGGTTTAAACCTATGTCAGAAGTCAACTTTGGAATCAATAAGAAAATCTTAAATGATAAAATAAACATTGGCGTATCGCTGTCTGATGCCCTTTACGGAGGGGTCTTCAAAGGTGATGTATTATCAAATAATGCACAGGTCTTTAAGATGGATTCCAGAACGGACTCCCGGCAAATTAAACTTAATGTAAGCTTCAATTTTGGTAGGAAGCCTAAGGCAGAAACACCGGCAAACGAGTCCTTAGAATCTGATCGCTTGCCATCAGGCAAAGGGCAACAAATTGAAAAACCTGCAAAACTATAA
- a CDS encoding DUF6377 domain-containing protein: MKSYLFIIVFFAIQIGNYAAASDSLLNRLDEAIANKQYYASLKEKRIASYKKLLLGKVSMEEEYLLNEKLYEEYRKFRIDSSLYYVNRNLEISTQLNNPDWQYKSKIQQAYLFSSTGRYLEAESILKSIKSPLLSRELKELYYEFYYRLLEHYTTNNPNETYSRQIEVYRDSLLAVLAPNSDKYRINLAQGYIYKKDLAAAESLLKNVLSRSTSRDDVYAMANYLLGDINMQREKRDLGVDFYTLAAIADVENAINDHGAIQSLSIHFYYNGNIDRAYRYAKSALEDAIFCNVKFRTLMMSEFYSIINAAYQEKSELSRKQLEKYLILISILTLFLGAAIIYVYRQMKKITRVKEALSRTGAKLELLNMEILHANEQLKNSNEELQDSNRVKEEYIAQFFDLCSSYIDKLENYRKMLNTKAVGRQFEEIARILKSTDFTNSELHDLYRNFDLIFIHLYPGFVEELNSLLIPEERYTFREGEILNTELRIFALERLGITDSVRIAAFLRCSISTIYNYRTKARNRSAVSREEFESKVAKIGRRPTDKNPTKQHPAIA; encoded by the coding sequence TTGAAATCATACTTATTTATAATTGTTTTTTTTGCCATACAAATAGGTAATTATGCTGCCGCGAGTGATTCCCTCCTAAATCGCCTTGATGAGGCCATTGCTAACAAACAGTATTATGCTTCGCTGAAAGAAAAGAGGATTGCCTCCTACAAGAAATTGCTTTTGGGCAAGGTTTCAATGGAGGAAGAATACCTGCTGAATGAAAAACTGTACGAAGAGTACCGGAAGTTCAGAATAGATTCTTCCCTTTATTATGTGAACAGGAACCTGGAAATCTCCACCCAGCTTAACAATCCTGATTGGCAATATAAATCGAAAATACAGCAAGCCTATCTCTTCTCGTCTACAGGCCGGTACCTGGAAGCTGAAAGTATTCTGAAAAGTATCAAGAGTCCGCTACTCTCCCGGGAACTGAAAGAATTATATTACGAATTTTATTACCGGCTGCTGGAGCATTATACCACCAATAATCCCAATGAAACCTACAGCCGGCAGATCGAGGTTTACAGGGATTCCCTGCTGGCCGTTCTTGCACCTAATTCCGATAAGTACAGGATAAACCTTGCCCAGGGTTATATTTATAAGAAGGACCTCGCAGCGGCGGAAAGCTTATTGAAAAATGTGCTTTCAAGGTCCACATCGAGGGATGATGTCTATGCGATGGCCAACTACCTGCTGGGCGACATCAACATGCAGCGGGAAAAGCGTGACCTGGGGGTAGATTTTTACACCTTAGCCGCCATTGCCGACGTGGAGAACGCCATTAATGACCATGGCGCCATACAGAGCCTGTCAATTCACTTTTATTATAACGGCAACATAGACAGGGCCTACCGATATGCCAAATCAGCCCTGGAAGATGCCATATTCTGCAACGTTAAATTCAGGACGCTGATGATGTCCGAGTTTTATTCCATCATTAATGCCGCCTACCAGGAAAAAAGCGAACTCAGTCGGAAACAGCTTGAAAAGTATCTGATATTGATCAGCATCCTCACCCTGTTTCTTGGGGCCGCCATTATTTATGTTTACCGGCAGATGAAAAAAATAACCCGTGTGAAAGAAGCCCTTTCCCGCACGGGGGCAAAATTGGAATTGCTGAATATGGAGATACTTCATGCCAACGAGCAATTAAAGAATTCCAATGAAGAACTCCAGGATTCTAACCGGGTAAAAGAAGAATATATTGCCCAATTCTTCGATCTCTGTTCTTCCTATATTGATAAACTGGAAAACTACCGGAAAATGCTCAATACAAAGGCCGTAGGCAGGCAATTTGAAGAAATTGCCCGGATCCTCAAATCGACGGACTTTACCAATAGCGAACTGCACGATCTTTATCGAAACTTTGACCTGATCTTTATTCACCTTTACCCGGGATTTGTAGAAGAACTCAACTCCCTGCTGATCCCCGAAGAACGCTATACCTTCAGGGAGGGCGAAATCCTGAATACTGAACTGAGGATCTTTGCCCTGGAGCGACTGGGGATTACGGATAGTGTCAGAATTGCAGCCTTCCTACGCTGTTCAATCAGTACGATTTACAACTACCGGACAAAGGCCAGGAACCGGAGCGCCGTTTCGCGTGAAGAATTTGAAAGCAAAGTTGCAAAGATCGGCCGGCGGCCAACTGATAAAAATCCTACAAAACAGCATCCTGCTATTGCCTGA